A single window of Synechococcus sp. C9 DNA harbors:
- a CDS encoding four-carbon acid sugar kinase family protein, giving the protein MTHPKLLVLDDDPTGSQTVHGCLLLLRWDVDTLRLALADASPLLFILGNTRARTPAEAAQITREICQNLRQVVGEDLLKNYLVISRSDSTLRGHYPLEIDVINQELGGFDAHLLIPAFIEGGRITRDSVHYLIVQGTPVPVDQTEFAKDSVFGYRSAYLPAYVEEKTGGKILSNNVVRFTLDKIRSGCDELLLSLHNNACGVVDAVTQEDLNLFAQALYRTHAQGKRFLLRSAAGIISALAQLPPQPVAPELMSNYVRGTLPGVVIVGSHVQLSTRQVQHLLQQEYVRGIELAITQLLQGKTPLEVVEIAVELINQTLNQGLIPVIYTPREELQFPDTQTRLNFGRQVAQVTSLLVHHLPAEIGFLVSKGGITSNEILSHGLDLTAVRLLGQIAPGINVIRTPKDHPQFPNLPVVIVPGNVGDEAILTTIVQRLNPRQT; this is encoded by the coding sequence ATGACCCACCCGAAATTACTGGTTTTGGATGACGACCCCACCGGCTCCCAGACGGTGCATGGCTGTTTGCTCCTCCTGCGTTGGGATGTGGACACGTTGCGCCTGGCACTGGCGGACGCATCACCCCTATTGTTTATCCTGGGCAATACCCGTGCCCGAACGCCTGCGGAAGCCGCCCAAATTACCCGGGAAATTTGCCAAAATCTCCGGCAGGTGGTGGGGGAAGATTTATTAAAAAATTACCTGGTCATCAGCCGTTCGGATTCCACGTTGCGTGGGCATTATCCCCTAGAAATTGACGTGATCAATCAGGAATTAGGCGGGTTTGATGCCCATTTGCTCATTCCGGCGTTTATCGAAGGGGGCAGAATCACCCGGGACAGTGTGCATTATTTAATTGTGCAGGGAACGCCCGTGCCGGTGGATCAAACGGAATTTGCTAAAGATTCGGTATTCGGGTATCGCTCTGCCTATTTACCGGCTTATGTGGAAGAAAAAACCGGCGGTAAGATTCTGAGTAACAATGTGGTGCGTTTTACTTTGGATAAAATCCGTTCCGGCTGTGATGAATTGTTACTGAGTTTGCACAATAATGCCTGTGGGGTGGTGGATGCGGTGACCCAGGAGGACTTAAATTTATTTGCCCAAGCCCTCTATCGCACCCATGCCCAGGGCAAACGGTTTCTCTTGCGTTCTGCCGCCGGAATTATCAGTGCCTTAGCCCAATTGCCCCCCCAACCCGTCGCCCCGGAATTGATGTCGAATTATGTCCGAGGCACTTTACCCGGCGTGGTGATTGTGGGTTCCCATGTGCAGTTGTCCACCCGGCAGGTTCAGCATTTATTGCAACAGGAATATGTGCGGGGGATTGAATTAGCGATTACCCAATTACTCCAGGGCAAAACCCCTTTAGAAGTGGTCGAAATTGCCGTTGAATTAATTAACCAAACCCTGAATCAAGGTTTAATTCCTGTCATTTATACGCCCCGTGAGGAATTGCAATTTCCTGATACCCAAACCCGCTTAAATTTCGGTCGGCAGGTGGCACAGGTGACCTCCCTATTGGTGCATCATTTGCCCGCAGAAATTGGCTTTCTGGTCAGCAAGGGGGGGATTACATCCAACGAAATTCTCAGTCACGGGTTGGATTTAACTGCCGTGCGCTTACTTGGGCAAATTGCGCCGGGAATTAATGTAATTCGCACCCCCAAGGATCACCCCCAATTCCCCAATTTACCCGTGGTGATCGTACCGGGCAATGTGGGGGACGAGGCAATTTTAACCACGATTGTCCAGCGGTTAAACCCCCGGCAAACCTAA
- a CDS encoding YbaB/EbfC family nucleoid-associated protein, with the protein MTQGKGFGFGLGKMKEFADAIKKAQQVQEGAIQMQQELDSMEIVGEAAEGAVKVVLSGNQEPRRVEIAPAALEKGAGELSELVFTALKAAYDESTATMKQKMDDLTGGLGLPGV; encoded by the coding sequence ATGACTCAGGGGAAAGGGTTCGGGTTCGGGCTGGGCAAGATGAAGGAATTTGCCGATGCCATCAAAAAGGCGCAACAGGTGCAAGAGGGCGCCATCCAGATGCAACAGGAATTGGACAGCATGGAAATCGTCGGGGAAGCAGCCGAAGGGGCGGTCAAGGTGGTGCTGAGCGGCAACCAGGAACCCCGGCGGGTCGAGATTGCGCCAGCGGCACTGGAAAAAGGGGCTGGGGAACTGTCGGAATTGGTGTTTACGGCACTCAAGGCGGCTTACGATGAGTCCACCGCCACGATGAAGCAAAAAATGGACGACCTCACGGGGGGCTTAGGTTTGCCGGGGGTTTAA
- the secA gene encoding preprotein translocase subunit SecA, with translation MLKLLLGDPNQRRINQYKPLVVEINLLEEEMQRLSDEELRGKTAEFRQRLDRGESLEDLLPEAFAAVREAGKRVLGLRHFDVQLLGGMVLHEGQIAEMKTGEGKTLVATLPAYLNALTGKGVHIVTVNDYLARRDAEWMGQLHRFMGLSVGLIQQGMDASERRKNYACDITYATNSELGFDYLRDNMATSIEDVVQRNFHYCIIDEVDSILIDEARTPLIISGQVGDPEEREKKYITAAQVAAQLQRDEHYEVDEKNRNILLSDEGFILAEKILGVTDLYDPENPWAHYVFNAIKAKELFIKDVNYIIRNDEIVIVDEFTGRVMPGRRWSDGLHQAIEAKEGVPIEPETQTLATITYQNFFLLYPKLAGMTGTAKTEEAEFGKIYKLDVTTIPTNRPNVRKDLPDVVYKTETAKWLAIAEECAELHALGRPVLVGTTSVEKSELLSSLLQQRGIPHNLLNAKPENVEREAEIVAQAGRKGAVTIATNMAGRGTDIILGGNAEYMARLKVREYFMPRLVLPESEDGLNVFASLLGQSRAGGVGFGTGKKIKTWKASPNIFPTELSPETERALRSAVDFAVQVYGEQSLPELVAEDKIAIASEKAPTDDPVIARLREAYNLVRREYEVYTKAEHDEVVKLGGLHVIGTERHESRRVDNQLRGRAGRQGDPGTTRFFLSLEDNLLRIFGGERVAALMNAFRVEEDMPIESGLLTRSLEGAQKKVETYYYDIRKQVFEYDEVMNNQRRAIYAERRRILEGRDLRELVIQYAEKTIDDIIAAYINPDLPAEEWNLAGVVEKVKQFIYLLSDLEASQLEDLSIPEMQAFLHEQVRIAYDLKEAQVEQIRPGLMREAERFFILQQVDTLWREHLQQMDALRESVGLRGYGQQDPLIEYKIEGYELFQDMMTNIRRNVVYALFQFQPQVQPVAS, from the coding sequence ATGTTAAAACTTCTGCTCGGTGACCCCAATCAGCGCCGCATCAACCAGTACAAGCCGCTGGTGGTGGAAATCAACCTGCTGGAAGAGGAGATGCAGAGGCTTTCAGACGAGGAATTGCGGGGGAAAACGGCGGAATTTCGCCAGCGTTTAGACCGGGGGGAAAGCCTAGAGGATTTGCTCCCCGAAGCCTTTGCCGCCGTGCGGGAAGCGGGAAAACGGGTACTGGGACTGCGCCATTTTGACGTGCAGTTGTTGGGGGGGATGGTGCTCCACGAGGGGCAAATCGCCGAGATGAAAACCGGGGAAGGGAAAACCCTGGTGGCGACCCTGCCTGCCTATCTGAATGCCCTCACCGGCAAAGGGGTGCATATCGTGACGGTGAACGATTACCTCGCCCGCCGGGATGCGGAATGGATGGGGCAATTGCATCGGTTCATGGGCTTGAGTGTTGGGTTAATTCAACAGGGGATGGATGCCAGCGAACGGCGCAAAAATTACGCCTGCGATATTACCTACGCCACCAATAGCGAATTGGGGTTTGATTACCTGCGGGACAACATGGCAACCAGTATCGAAGACGTGGTGCAACGGAATTTTCACTACTGCATTATTGACGAGGTGGATTCGATTTTGATTGACGAAGCCCGCACGCCTTTGATTATTTCCGGTCAGGTGGGCGACCCGGAAGAACGGGAAAAGAAATATATCACCGCCGCCCAGGTTGCCGCCCAACTCCAGCGGGATGAACACTACGAAGTGGATGAAAAAAACCGGAATATTCTCCTCTCGGATGAAGGCTTTATCCTGGCGGAAAAAATCCTGGGCGTTACGGATTTATACGACCCGGAAAACCCCTGGGCGCACTATGTCTTCAATGCCATCAAAGCCAAGGAATTATTTATCAAAGATGTGAACTATATCATTCGTAATGATGAGATTGTAATCGTGGATGAATTTACCGGGCGGGTGATGCCAGGGCGACGCTGGAGTGATGGACTGCACCAGGCAATCGAAGCCAAAGAGGGGGTGCCCATTGAACCGGAAACCCAAACCCTCGCCACCATTACCTATCAAAATTTCTTTTTGCTCTACCCGAAATTGGCGGGGATGACCGGCACGGCAAAAACCGAGGAAGCAGAATTTGGCAAGATTTACAAATTAGATGTGACCACCATTCCCACCAACCGCCCCAATGTGCGGAAGGATTTACCGGACGTGGTGTACAAAACGGAGACGGCGAAATGGCTGGCGATTGCGGAGGAATGTGCGGAATTACACGCCCTCGGTCGCCCAGTTTTGGTGGGGACAACCAGTGTAGAAAAATCCGAACTTTTATCTTCATTACTTCAACAGCGGGGGATTCCCCACAATTTGCTCAACGCCAAACCGGAGAATGTGGAGCGGGAGGCGGAGATCGTGGCGCAGGCGGGGCGCAAAGGGGCGGTGACCATTGCCACCAACATGGCGGGGCGGGGGACGGACATCATCCTGGGGGGGAATGCGGAGTACATGGCACGCTTGAAGGTGCGGGAGTATTTTATGCCCCGGTTGGTACTGCCGGAAAGTGAGGATGGGTTGAATGTTTTTGCGTCCCTTTTGGGGCAAAGCCGGGCTGGGGGTGTGGGGTTTGGCACGGGCAAGAAAATCAAAACCTGGAAAGCATCCCCCAACATTTTCCCGACGGAGTTGTCCCCCGAAACAGAGCGGGCGTTGCGGTCAGCGGTGGATTTTGCGGTGCAGGTGTACGGGGAGCAGAGTTTGCCGGAGTTGGTGGCGGAGGATAAAATTGCGATTGCTTCGGAGAAAGCCCCGACGGATGACCCGGTGATTGCCCGGTTACGGGAGGCTTACAATCTGGTACGCCGTGAGTACGAAGTTTATACCAAAGCGGAACATGACGAGGTGGTCAAACTGGGTGGGTTACACGTGATTGGCACGGAGCGGCACGAGTCCCGGCGGGTGGATAACCAACTGCGGGGGCGGGCGGGGCGGCAGGGAGACCCGGGCACCACTCGGTTTTTCCTGAGTTTGGAGGACAATCTCCTGCGGATTTTTGGCGGGGAGCGGGTGGCGGCGTTGATGAATGCCTTCCGGGTGGAGGAGGATATGCCGATTGAGTCGGGGTTGCTCACCCGGTCTCTGGAGGGGGCGCAAAAGAAGGTGGAAACCTATTATTACGACATCCGCAAACAGGTATTTGAATACGACGAGGTGATGAATAACCAACGCAGGGCAATTTATGCAGAACGCAGACGGATTTTGGAGGGGCGAGACCTGCGGGAATTGGTAATTCAATACGCTGAAAAAACCATTGATGATATTATTGCCGCTTACATCAACCCGGATTTACCCGCTGAGGAATGGAATTTAGCTGGAGTGGTGGAAAAAGTCAAACAATTTATTTATTTATTGAGTGATTTAGAGGCGAGTCAATTAGAGGATTTGAGCATTCCAGAAATGCAGGCATTTTTGCACGAACAAGTCCGCATTGCCTATGACCTAAAGGAAGCCCAGGTGGAGCAAATTCGTCCGGGTTTGATGCGGGAAGCGGAACGATTTTTCATCCTGCAACAGGTGGATACCCTTTGGCGGGAGCATTTGCAACAGATGGATGCCCTGCGGGAGTCGGTGGGGTTGCGGGGTTATGGGCAACAAGACCCCTTGATTGAATACAAAATTGAGGGCTATGAATTATTCCAAGATATGATGACCAATATCCGCCGCAATGTGGTGTATGCCCTGTTCCAATTCCAACCCCAGGTGCAACCGGTCGCCAGTTAG